In Hyphomicrobiales bacterium, a single window of DNA contains:
- the gshB gene encoding glutathione synthase, which produces MGLSVAVQMDPITAIDISGDSTFALMLEAQRRGHKLFHYHVNALAWRDGSLHAAGEGVTVRDEKGNHATLGARRTIDLATQDVILMRQDPPFDMGYITATHLLDQIHPKTLVVNDPAEVRNAPEKLFILRYADYMPATLITRDWDELAAFRRAHGDIILKPLYGNGGAGIFKTHKDDQNFSSLLEMFGQLFKEPIIAQKYLPEVRAGDKRIILVDGKVAGAINRVPASHDHRSNMHAGGKAEPTTLTKREHEICEAIGPDLRKRGLIFTGIDVIGDYMTEINVTSPTGIRQVQRFGGADIAALIWDAIEARR; this is translated from the coding sequence ATGGGCCTTTCCGTTGCGGTCCAGATGGACCCCATCACAGCGATCGACATTTCAGGTGATTCCACCTTTGCGCTGATGCTGGAAGCGCAGCGGCGCGGGCACAAGCTGTTCCACTATCATGTGAACGCGCTGGCCTGGCGCGACGGCTCGCTCCATGCCGCGGGCGAGGGCGTGACGGTGCGCGACGAGAAGGGCAACCACGCCACGCTCGGCGCACGCCGGACGATCGACCTCGCCACGCAGGACGTGATTCTCATGCGCCAGGACCCGCCCTTCGACATGGGCTACATCACGGCCACCCATCTGCTCGACCAGATTCATCCGAAGACACTGGTTGTCAATGATCCGGCGGAGGTGCGCAATGCGCCCGAGAAGCTGTTCATCCTGCGCTATGCCGACTACATGCCGGCAACACTCATCACCCGCGACTGGGACGAACTCGCCGCTTTCCGCCGTGCCCATGGCGACATCATCCTGAAGCCGCTCTATGGCAATGGCGGTGCGGGCATCTTCAAGACCCACAAGGACGACCAGAACTTTTCCTCGCTGCTGGAGATGTTCGGGCAGCTGTTCAAGGAACCGATCATCGCGCAGAAATACCTGCCCGAGGTGCGGGCCGGCGACAAGCGCATCATCCTTGTCGATGGAAAAGTCGCGGGCGCCATCAACCGCGTCCCGGCCTCCCACGACCACCGCTCCAACATGCATGCGGGCGGCAAGGCGGAACCGACGACGCTCACCAAACGCGAGCACGAGATCTGCGAGGCCATCGGCCCAGACCTCAGGAAGCGCGGCCTCATCTTCACAGGGATCGACGTGATCGGCGACTACATGACGGAGATCAACGTCACCTCGCCCACCGGCATCCGCCAGGTGCAGCGCTTCGGCGGCGCCGACATCGCCGCCCTGATCTGGGATGCGATCGAGGCCAGGCGGTGA